Part of the Spirochaeta cellobiosiphila DSM 17781 genome, AATTTGAATGTAATGTTTTTATTGAAAAAGATTCAGAACAAATAAACGCTAAATCAATAATGGGAATCATAACCTTGGGTGCAGGTTATAAAACCGCATTAAAACTAGTCTGCGAAGGTTCTGATGAAGCATCTGCTCTAGAAGCAATGGTTAAAATATTTGAAAACCGATTTGAAGAGGAATAGTTTATTTTTTATTTTACTTCTTTCTATTGCTGTTTCTCTTT contains:
- a CDS encoding HPr family phosphocarrier protein; translated protein: MVDKEVVIKNRAGIHARPAAMIVQTASQFECNVFIEKDSEQINAKSIMGIITLGAGYKTALKLVCEGSDEASALEAMVKIFENRFEEE